In the Clostridium beijerinckii genome, one interval contains:
- a CDS encoding carbohydrate kinase family protein — protein sequence MSKNIFCIGELLIDMVCVDNKGLKDGERFEKKAGGAPANVAACISKLDGNAYFLGQVGDDYFGKHLIELLKDLNINTEMAVEKGRTTIALVGIDANGERNFDFLRGSDGEYSFNNIDLSKITNSDILHFGSATGFLEGELKKTYFKLLEYAKSNNIYVSFDPNYRDALITPDKLEMFIEDSVEFIRKSDFTKLSDEELFLLTKERDVIAGVNKLHELGVKVVTITLGSEGTYLSVDGQREIIPSIEIKQVDSTGAGDAFVGAVLKQVSDIENKQNIRFEEWKDIILFANKVGAITCTNYGAIASMPILSEVRNLF from the coding sequence ATGAGTAAAAACATTTTTTGTATAGGAGAGCTTTTAATTGACATGGTTTGTGTTGATAATAAAGGATTGAAAGACGGAGAAAGGTTTGAGAAAAAAGCAGGTGGAGCGCCAGCAAATGTTGCAGCATGTATCTCTAAATTAGATGGAAATGCTTATTTTTTAGGACAAGTTGGTGATGACTACTTTGGAAAACATTTAATAGAATTGTTAAAAGATTTAAATATCAATACAGAAATGGCGGTAGAAAAAGGTAGGACAACAATAGCACTAGTCGGCATAGATGCAAATGGTGAGCGTAATTTTGATTTTCTAAGAGGCAGTGATGGAGAATATTCATTTAATAATATTGACTTATCAAAAATAACTAACTCGGATATCCTTCATTTTGGTTCTGCTACAGGATTTTTAGAGGGTGAATTAAAGAAAACATATTTTAAATTATTAGAATATGCAAAATCGAATAATATATATGTATCTTTTGATCCCAATTATCGTGATGCATTAATAACACCAGATAAATTAGAAATGTTTATTGAAGATAGTGTTGAGTTCATAAGAAAAAGTGATTTCACTAAGCTAAGTGATGAAGAGTTATTTCTATTAACTAAAGAAAGAGATGTAATAGCAGGAGTTAATAAATTGCATGAATTAGGAGTTAAGGTTGTAACTATTACGCTAGGATCTGAAGGGACATACTTAAGTGTTGATGGACAGCGTGAAATAATTCCATCCATTGAAATTAAGCAAGTAGATTCAACTGGTGCTGGAGATGCATTTGTTGGAGCCGTATTAAAACAAGTATCTGATATTGAAAATAAACAAAATATAAGATTTGAAGAATGGAAAGACATAATTTTATTTGCAAATAAAGTAGGTGCTATTACATGTACAAATTATGGAGCAATAGCATCAATGCCTATTTTAAGTGAAGTAAGAAATTTATTTTAA
- a CDS encoding sigma 54-interacting transcriptional regulator, translating to MKQIDKIYKYILSNSREFTKEKLFEIKGFSAQQVAEHLGILRSNASRELNTLCREKKIIKIKDRPVLYFDREQFIRILNVNLNDKCEEGIEINDFINLLEEKEDKSPFDSLIGFNTSLKNQIEQAKAALLYPPNGLHTLIIGSTGVGKSLFANMMYKYYKNIKQSQEDPPFIIFNCADYSNNPQLLLSHIFGHVKGAFTGAEKEKEGIVEKADGGILFLDEIHRLPPEGQEMVFYFMDTGTYNKLGETDRQHKANVLLIGATTEDPNSTLLKTFIRRIPITITIPPFDERPINEKLDLVQYLLSKEAQRVNKTIKISSEAIKALIGSTNYGNVGQLKSNMQLVCAKGFFNCINTNKDIEINLSTLPPNIKSGILAFGNQTKDKTTIWNMIPNNITIQPDGNRKFLETDDYETPFNIYRIIESKTSVLQEEGMNDEEIKTFITTDISIHLKQFYDRFNNDISRREGLLKIVDKNIVEFSEKIKILAENRLNRKLNERFIYATSLHFSALFNRIKKNTVSYESNIDLSISIESKEYEVAKEIHALIEKNFNLSIPNVEIEYLALLLNSIRESSRQERVGIVVASHGAGIATSMASVAKKLFEADNILAVDMPLERSPSDVLENVIEKVKQVDEGKGVLLLVDMGSLNSFADVITEKTGINIKSIDMVSTPLVLEAVRKCSVCDADLNSVYSYLLTDFRGYTNNINTQTIQETKEKNKVIITVCSTGKGAAIKLKELVETVTNNIGVKNVNIISLGLKNLTKSIKKIQEENNILAIIGIANPNLGIPFISIEQLIDGTGENILISIIQGKKIEAIKNTGDKQIIFENLCTQTIAEFITFLNPQKIYSLLDEFLNITERLLRVKFENPVKLRIMFHVACALERMVLNNGLVYDDDNINFHKETIEALKEASLIFKNALSINLTDDEIYYIADIIG from the coding sequence ATGAAGCAAATTGATAAAATTTATAAGTATATATTATCAAATTCTAGGGAATTTACTAAAGAAAAATTATTTGAAATTAAGGGATTTAGTGCGCAGCAAGTTGCTGAACACTTGGGAATATTAAGAAGCAATGCTTCTAGAGAGCTTAATACTCTTTGTAGGGAAAAGAAAATAATTAAAATTAAAGATAGACCTGTTCTATATTTTGATAGAGAACAGTTTATTAGAATATTAAATGTAAACTTAAATGATAAATGTGAAGAAGGTATAGAAATTAATGATTTTATCAATTTGTTAGAGGAAAAAGAAGATAAATCACCTTTCGACTCGTTAATAGGATTTAATACAAGTTTGAAAAATCAAATAGAACAAGCAAAGGCTGCTTTATTATATCCACCAAATGGGTTACATACCCTAATAATTGGTAGTACTGGTGTTGGTAAAAGTTTATTTGCTAATATGATGTATAAATACTATAAAAATATAAAACAGTCACAAGAGGATCCACCATTTATAATATTTAATTGTGCTGACTATTCTAATAATCCTCAACTTCTTCTATCACATATATTTGGACATGTCAAAGGAGCTTTTACGGGAGCTGAAAAAGAAAAGGAAGGAATAGTTGAAAAAGCTGATGGAGGAATATTGTTTCTAGATGAGATACATAGATTACCACCAGAAGGGCAGGAAATGGTATTTTACTTTATGGATACGGGAACCTATAACAAATTAGGCGAAACAGATAGACAGCATAAAGCAAATGTGCTATTAATTGGAGCTACAACAGAGGATCCAAATTCTACGCTGCTTAAGACTTTTATTAGAAGAATCCCTATAACAATAACTATTCCACCTTTTGATGAAAGACCTATTAATGAAAAATTGGATCTTGTACAATATTTGCTTTCTAAAGAAGCACAGAGAGTGAACAAAACTATTAAGATTTCTTCGGAAGCAATTAAAGCTCTCATAGGCAGCACTAATTATGGAAATGTGGGACAGCTAAAATCTAATATGCAGTTGGTTTGTGCAAAGGGATTTTTTAATTGTATTAACACAAATAAGGACATTGAAATAAATTTAAGTACATTACCTCCAAACATAAAAAGCGGAATATTAGCTTTTGGAAATCAAACTAAAGATAAAACGACTATATGGAATATGATTCCTAATAATATTACGATTCAGCCAGATGGAAATAGAAAATTTTTAGAAACAGATGATTATGAAACACCATTTAATATTTATAGAATAATAGAGAGTAAAACTTCTGTGCTTCAAGAAGAGGGCATGAATGATGAAGAAATAAAGACATTTATTACTACAGATATTAGCATTCATTTAAAACAATTCTATGATCGATTCAACAATGATATAAGCCGGAGGGAAGGCCTATTAAAGATTGTTGATAAAAATATTGTGGAATTTTCAGAAAAGATAAAAATACTAGCTGAAAACAGATTGAATAGAAAATTAAATGAACGTTTTATCTATGCAACAAGTCTTCATTTTAGTGCATTATTTAATAGGATTAAGAAGAATACTGTTTCTTATGAGTCCAATATTGATTTATCGATATCAATTGAAAGTAAAGAATATGAGGTTGCTAAAGAAATTCATGCACTCATTGAGAAGAACTTTAATCTAAGTATACCTAATGTTGAGATTGAATATTTAGCATTATTATTAAATTCAATACGAGAATCATCTCGTCAAGAAAGAGTTGGGATTGTAGTAGCATCACATGGGGCAGGAATTGCAACTAGCATGGCTAGTGTAGCCAAAAAGCTATTTGAAGCTGACAATATTCTTGCTGTTGATATGCCTCTTGAAAGATCACCATCAGATGTTTTGGAGAATGTTATAGAAAAAGTTAAGCAAGTTGATGAGGGAAAAGGCGTATTACTCTTAGTAGATATGGGATCTTTAAATAGTTTTGCAGATGTTATTACAGAAAAAACAGGGATAAACATAAAAAGTATTGATATGGTTTCAACTCCACTAGTTCTAGAAGCTGTTAGAAAGTGTTCTGTTTGTGACGCTGATTTAAATTCAGTATATTCGTATTTACTTACTGATTTTAGGGGATACACTAATAATATTAACACGCAGACAATTCAAGAAACTAAGGAAAAAAATAAGGTTATAATTACTGTATGTTCTACTGGAAAAGGGGCAGCTATAAAGCTTAAGGAATTAGTTGAGACTGTTACAAATAATATAGGTGTTAAGAATGTTAATATTATTTCACTTGGTCTGAAGAACTTAACTAAGTCAATTAAGAAGATTCAGGAAGAAAATAATATTTTGGCTATTATAGGTATTGCAAATCCTAATCTTGGAATTCCCTTTATATCTATAGAACAATTAATCGATGGAACAGGGGAGAATATATTAATAAGTATTATCCAAGGTAAAAAGATAGAAGCTATAAAAAATACGGGAGATAAGCAAATAATATTTGAAAATCTTTGTACGCAAACTATTGCTGAATTTATAACATTTCTTAATCCACAAAAGATCTATTCCCTATTAGATGAATTTTTGAATATTACTGAAAGGTTATTGAGGGTAAAATTTGAAAATCCAGTTAAATTACGAATCATGTTTCATGTTGCATGCGCATTAGAAAGAATGGTACTGAATAATGGATTAGTATATGATGATGACAACATAAATTTTCATAAAGAAACTATAGAAGCATTGAAGGAAGCGAGTTTGATTTTCAAAAATGCATTATCAATAAATCTAACAGATGATGAAATTTATTATATTGCTGATATAATTGGATGA
- a CDS encoding PTS sugar transporter subunit IIA, with the protein MISVIIGTHGIFSEEILKSAEMIFGIQENVGAVTFKPGEGIESLVEKYNTLIKELDSTDGVLFMVDLFGGSPFNAASIIAMQHENMEIVAGVNLPMILEVLGSRDFSSITELLRVAENSGKEAIKVLTKNINIDEDEEII; encoded by the coding sequence ATGATCTCAGTAATTATAGGTACCCACGGTATATTTTCAGAAGAGATTCTTAAGTCAGCAGAAATGATTTTTGGAATTCAGGAAAATGTTGGTGCCGTTACATTTAAACCAGGTGAAGGAATTGAATCACTTGTAGAAAAATATAACACTCTTATAAAAGAGTTAGATTCAACAGACGGAGTACTATTTATGGTAGACCTGTTTGGAGGAAGTCCATTTAATGCGGCAAGTATAATTGCAATGCAACATGAGAATATGGAAATTGTAGCAGGTGTCAATCTGCCAATGATTTTAGAGGTTCTAGGAAGTAGAGATTTTTCAAGCATAACAGAATTGTTAAGAGTAGCAGAAAACTCTGGAAAAGAGGCTATAAAGGTTTTAACTAAAAATATCAATATAGATGAAGATGAAGAAATTATATAA